Proteins from a single region of Microtus ochrogaster isolate Prairie Vole_2 linkage group LG5, MicOch1.0, whole genome shotgun sequence:
- the Baat gene encoding bile acid-CoA:amino acid N-acyltransferase translates to MAKLIAAPLSALVDEPVHIQVTGLAPFQVVCLQASLNDEKGNMFVSKAYYKASEMGEVDLERDPSLGGDYMGVHPMGLFWSLKPEKLLSRLAKKDVNIPYQVHIELSEPHFPIKGIVVSPPMDSLTLERWYVAPGVTRIPVKEGLLRGALFLPPGEGPFPGVVDLFGSTGGLIEFRASLLASHGFAALALAYWGYDDLPSHLEKVDLEYFEEGVEFLLRHPKVLGPGVGVVSVCKGAEIGLSMAVNLKQIKATVLINGPNFVTTEPHVYQGQVNHPVPCNIEFENTNAFGFVEFYRTYEETADKDSKYCFPIEKAQGHFLFVVGEDDKNLNSKVHAHQATAQLMKSGKKNWTLLSYPGAGHLIEPPYAPLCSASRIPFVIPSICWGGEVVQHAAAQEDAWKEIQKFLRKHLLPDVGSQL, encoded by the exons ATGGCCAAGCTAATAGCTGCTCCTCTTAGCGCACTTGTTGATGAGCCTGTGCACATCCAAGTCACAGGCCTGGCACCCTTTCAGGTGGTGTGCCTCCAGGCATCCCTGAATGACGAGAAGGGGAATATGTTTGTTTCAAAGGCCTATTACAAGGCCAGTGAAATGGGGGAGGTGGACCTGGAGCGTGATCCCTCACTTGGAGGAGACTATATGGGTGTCCACCCCATGGGTCTGTTTTGGTCCCTGAAACCCGAAAAGCTGTTGAGTCGCCTGGCGAAAAAAGATGTGAATATCCCCTACCAGGTCCACATAGAACTTTCCGAGCCACACTTTCCAATAAAAGGTATAGTTGTCAGTCCGCCAATGGATAGCCTGACTTTGGAAAGATGGTACGTGGCACCTGGTGTCACAAGGATCCCAGTGAAGGAAGGCCTCCTCCGGGGAGCCCTCTTTCTGCCCCCAG GCGAAGGCCCTTTCCCGGGGGTTGTTGACTTGTTTGGGAGCACTGGTGGACTGATCGAATTCCGGGCCAGTCTTCTGGCCAGTCACGGCTTTGCGGCCTTGGCTCTGGCTTACTGGGGCTATGATGACCTGCCCTCTCACCTGGAGAAGGTAGATCTAGAGTATTTTGAGGAAGGTGTTGAGTTTCTCCTGAGACATCCTAAG GTCTTGGGCCCAGGTGTTGGCGTCGTCTCTGTATGCAAAGGAGCAGAAATTGGACTCTCGATGGCTGTTaacctaaaacaaataaaagccacTGTACTTATCAATGGGCCTAACTTTGTTACTACTGAACCTCATGTATATCAAGGTCAGGTCAACCATCCCGTACCATGCAATATAGAATTTGAAAACACCAATGCTTTTGGATTTGTAGAGTTTTATCGAACCTATGAGGAAACTGCAGATAAGGATAGCAAATATTGTTTTCCCATTGAAAAGGCGCAGGGACATTTCCTTTTTGTGGTGGGAGAAGATGATAAAAACCTCAACAGCAAAGTCCATGCTCATCAAGCCACAGCCCAGCTGATGAAAAGTGGGAAGAAGAATTGGACCCTGCTGTCCTACCCGGGGGCGGGTCACCTGATCGAGCCTCCCTACGCCCCCTTGTGCTCTGCCTCAAGGATCCCCTTTGTGATTCCAAGCATCTGCTGGGGGGGAGAGGTTGTCCAACATGCGGCCGCACAGGAGGATGCTTGGAAGGAGATACAGAAATTTCTCAGGAAACATCTCCTCCCAGATGTGGGCAGCCAGCTCTGA
- the Mrpl50 gene encoding 39S ribosomal protein L50, mitochondrial, protein MAALCVYRFASRGWLWNGALAARRGFWSRSRKEKEPVVAEAVEEVKTEPVLVCPPLRSRVYTPPDDLQSRLESCLKEVLGSSLPSNWQDISLDNGHVKFRLLARLADDLGHAVPNSRLHQMCRVGDVLDFYNVPSVQDRSKFDELVAGNLPPNLKISWGY, encoded by the exons ATGGCGGCGCTGTGTGTGTACCGGTTTGCTAGCAGAGGCTGGCTGTGGAACGGTGCCTTGGCTGCACGTAGGGGCTTTTGGTCTCGATCCAG AAAGGAGAAGGAGCCAGTGGTGGCTGAGGCAGTGGAAGAAGTGAAGACAGAACCTGTTTTGGTGTGTCCGCCCTTACGAAGCCGAGTGTATACGCCTCCTGACGATCTCCAGAGTCGCTTGGAATCCTGTCTAAAAGAAGTTCTTGGTTCATCTCTTCCTAGTAATTGGCAAGACATCTCCCTGGATAATGGTCATGTGAAGTTCAGACTCTTGGCACGTTTAGCTGATGACTTGGGTCATGCAGTGCCTAACTCCAGGCTTCACCAGATGTGCAGGGTCGGAGACGTTCTTGACTTCTATAATGTTCCATCAGTTCAAGACAGATCTAAATTTGATGAACTCGTTGCTGGTAATTTGCCTCCCAATTTGAAAATCAGTTGGGGTTACTGA